ACGCCGCCGGCGTTCTCGGCCACGTTGCCGCCGATGGTGCAGGCGACCTGGCTCGAGGGATCGGGGGCGTAATAGAAGCCGGCGTGCTCGACGGCCTGGCTGATGCCCAGGTTGGTGACCCCGGGCTGGGCCACGACGCAGCGGTTGGCGTAGTCGATCTCGAGAATGCGGTTGAACTTGGAAAGCCCCAGCACGATGCCGTCGGCCAGCGGCAGCGCGCCCCCCGAAAGCGAGGTCCCGGCACCGCGCGGCACCACCTTGGCCCGGAAGGCGCGGCATACCCCCAGCACCTCGGCGATCTGGGCGCTGGTCTCGGGCAGCACCACGGCCAGCGGCTTTTGGCGATAGGCGGTGAGGCCGTCGCACTCGTAGACGCCGAGCTCCTCGTCGCGCGCGATGACGCCCTCGCCCGGCACGATGCGGCTGAGCGCCGCCACCAGTTCGTCCTTCTGGGCCATGACCTCGGCATCGGGCTCGGGCATGCGCATCAGGGTCCCCCTTGGCTGCAACGTATTCAGCCTAGAGATTTAGCACTTGGCGCCCGGCCGACCAACCGCCCAAACAAAAACCGCGCCCGAATGGACGCGGCCAAACGAAAGGGCCCCCGCGGGGCCCCCGAGGGACGATGTTAGCCTTGGCGCGCCTTGAAGCGGCGGTTGACCTTGTTGATCACGTAGACGCGGCCCTTGCGCCGCACCACGCGGCAGGCCTGGTGGCGCTTCTTGACCGACTTGAGGGAATTCACGACCTTCATGACACTCGTCCGTTCATTTCCCGGCGGCGCTCCCGG
This Alphaproteobacteria bacterium DNA region includes the following protein-coding sequences:
- the ykgO gene encoding type B 50S ribosomal protein L36; this translates as MKVVNSLKSVKKRHQACRVVRRKGRVYVINKVNRRFKARQG